GCCTCGCGGCGCTCGAATTCCTCGGCACTCCAGCCCCGTTTCAGCGCTCGGGCCAGCCGCTGCTCTCGGGGGCAATCGACAAATGCCAGGGCATCGCACAGGGTATTCCACTGGGCCTTCAGCATGACCGGCGCATCGAGAATAACCAGCGGCAAGCCCTGCTTTGCCAGCTGCAGGGCCTCGGCTTTCAACCGCCGGCGGATTTCCGGATGCGTGAGCCGCTCCAGCTCCGCCAATTCCAGCGGACCGGCCGGCGGCGGCGCGAAAACAATTCGAGCTAGCGCCTTGCGATCGACCTCGCCATCCGGCCCAATCACTTCGGCCCCCCACCGCCCGCCGATGGCCGCCCGCACTGCCGGCTGCCGCAGCACTTCGTGCCCTGCCCGATCGGCATCGAGCACGGCGGCGCCGCGTTGCCGAAACAAATCGGCCACGGTGCTTTTGCCGCTGGCCACGCCGCCGAGAAGACCGAGAATTTTCATGTCACGGTTCCAGAACAAAATGGCTGGCTGCTACGAAAGGAATGCGTGGTTCAAAACCACACGGATCAAAATAGCATGTCCGCGCCGGGGATTTGGCGTCCACTCGATCTTACCAGAATCGCCAACTGACGAGAGCGGCCAGAACAGCTTTCTGCCATGCCGCCTTGCACTGCCGCCAAAACCTGGCGAACCGGCCCAGATCACCTTACTTGCGGTGCGGTTACTTCTGTCGGCAGGATTCGTTTTTAGTGAGAGTCGCGGGCGGCTCGAGCGTGTCTAAGAATTTCTTCATCGCGGCGTCGGAAATAATGTGAGCGTAATGTGTCTCGTCGACGAAAATGTCCCACTTCCCCGTGCCCAGCTCCGCGGTTCGGTTGCGGACGACGTCCGCATAGGCTCGCCAACCATCGCCGGCGAAGCAGTCAGAATCATAACGGTTGACCACTTGACACTGCTGACGGCCACGCCCATAACCGCCGAGCACAAACAATTCCAAATAGTTTGCCGTGCGGTATAACTTGCCGCTGGTCTGTTCCCAATCACCCCAATCGCTTTTCGTGACGCGCAGAAAAATCGGATAAGCCCCCGATACCGGAAAACTGATTTGAATTCGCGGTTCAATCGCTGCCGCCAACACCGTGGTCCAGCCTCCGCCTGAGAGTC
The window above is part of the Pirellulales bacterium genome. Proteins encoded here:
- the coaE gene encoding dephospho-CoA kinase (Dephospho-CoA kinase (CoaE) performs the final step in coenzyme A biosynthesis.), whose product is MKILGLLGGVASGKSTVADLFRQRGAAVLDADRAGHEVLRQPAVRAAIGGRWGAEVIGPDGEVDRKALARIVFAPPPAGPLELAELERLTHPEIRRRLKAEALQLAKQGLPLVILDAPVMLKAQWNTLCDALAFVDCPREQRLARALKRGWSAEEFERREA